In Nicotiana tabacum cultivar K326 chromosome 17, ASM71507v2, whole genome shotgun sequence, one DNA window encodes the following:
- the LOC142171524 gene encoding cellulose synthase A catalytic subunit 1 [UDP-forming]-like: MEASAGMVAGSHKRNELVRIRYDSDSGPQPIKPLNSQICQICGDTVGFNAIGDVFVACNECAFPVCRSCYEYERKDGNQSCPQCKTRYKRHKGCPRVDGDDDEDDVDDIDNEFNYAQGNSKARRQWQGEDASLSSSSRHDPQHPIPLLTNGQSVSGEIPSATPDTQSVRSMSGPLGPGDKQASLPYVDPRLPVPVRIVDPSKDLNSYGLGSVDWKERVEGWKLKQEKNMTHMNHRYTEGKGGDTEGTGSNGEELQMADDARQPLSRVVPIPSSHLTPYRVVIILRLIILGFFMQYRLTHPVNDAYPLWLVSVICEVWFALSWLLDQFPKWSPINRETYLDRLALRYDREGEPSQLVPIDVFVSTVDPMKEPPLITANTVLSILAVDYPVDKVSCYVSDDGSAMLTFEALSETAEFARKWVPFCKKFNIEPRAPEFYFAQKIDYLKDKIQPSFVKERRAMKREYEEFKIRINALVAKAQKMPEEGWTMQDGTPWPGNNSRDHPGMIQVFLGHSGGLDTDGNELPRLVYVSREKRPGFQHHKKAGAMNALIRVSAVLTNGAYILNVDCDHYFNNSKALKEAMCFFMDPAYGRKTCYVQFPQRFDGIDLHDRYANRNIVFFDINLKGLDGLQGPMYVGTGCCFNRQALYGYDPVLTEADLEPNIILKSCCGSRKKGRNGNKKYTDKKRAAKRTESTIPIFNMEDIEEGVEGYDDEKSLLMSQKSLEKRFGSSPVFVAATFMEYGGIPPSTNPATLLKEAIHVISCGYEDKTEWGKEIGWIYGSVTEDILTGFKMHARGWISIYCMPPRPAFKGSAPINLSDRLNQVLRWALGSVEILLSRHCPIWYGYNGKLKLLERIAYINTIVYPITSLPLLAYCILPAICLLTGKFIVPEISNYASMWFILLFLSIFATGILELRWSGVSIEDWWRNEQFWVIGGTSAHLFAVFQGLLKVLAGIDTNFTVTSKASDEDGDFAELYVFKWTSLIIPPTTVLILNMVGIVAGVSYAINSGYQSWGPLFGRLFFAIWVIVHLYPFLKGLLGRQNRTPTIVIVWSVLLASIFSLLWVRIDPFTSDATKTAARGQCGVNC; encoded by the exons ATGGAGGCAAGTGCAGGAATGGTTGCTGGATCACACAAGAGGAATGAATTGGTTCGAATTCGCTATGACTCTGATAGTGGG CCTCAACCCATTAAGCCTCTGAACAGTCAGATTTGCCAAATTTGTGGCGATACTGTCGGATTTAATGCCATTGGTGATGTCTTTGTTGCTTGTAATGAGTGCGCATTTCCCGTTTGCCGGTCTTGTTACGAGTATGAACGCAAAGATGGAAATCAATCATGTCCCCAGTGCAAGACAAGATACAAGAGACATAAGG GGTGTCCACGAGTGGATGGAGATGACGATGAAGATGATGTTGATGACATCGACAATGAGTTCAATTATGCCCAAGGCAATAGCAAGGCCAGACGCCAGTGGCAGGGAGAAGATGCTTCTTTGTCTTCATCCTCCAGACACGACCCTCAGCACCCAATCCCTCTTCTCACAAATGGGCAGTCT GTATCTGGTGAGATTCCAAGTGCCACACCAGACACACAATCTGTAAGAAGTATGTCAGGACCCCTGGGTCCAGGAGACAAGCAAGCATCGTTGCCTTATGTTGATCCTAGATTGCCAG TTCCTGTAAGGATCGTGGACCCCTCAAAGGACTTGAACTCTTATGGGCTCGGAAGTGTTGATTGGAAGGAGAGGGTAGAAGGTTGGAAACTAAAACAGGAGAAGAATATGACTCACATGAACCATAGATACACGGAAGGGAAGGGGGGAGACACTGAAGGGACAGGATCAAATGGAGAAGAATTGCAAAT GGCTGATGATGCTCGTCAACCTCTTAGTCGTGTGGTGCCAATCCCTTCATCCCACCTTACCCCATACCGTGTTGTAATCATACTGCGGTTAATTATCTTGGGCTTTTTCATGCAATACCGTCTAACGCATCCAGTGAACGATGCCTATCCTCTGTGGCTAGTCTCGGTCatctgtgaagtttggtttgCCTTATCCTGGCTTCTGGATCAGTTTCCAAAATGGTCACCCATCAATCGTGAGACATACCTTGACAGACTGGCTTTGAG ATATGATAGAGAAGGAGAACCTTCACAGTTAGTACCTATTGATGTTTTCGTTAGTACAGTGGATCCCATGAAAGAACCTCCTCTGATTACCGCGAATACCGTGTTGTCCATCCTTGCTGTGGATTACCCGGTCGACAAGGTCTCATGTTATGTTTCAGATGATGGTTCAGCAATGCTAACTTTTGAAGCACTTTCTGAGACTGCAGAGTTTGCAAGGAAATGGGTTCCGTTCTGCAAGAAGTTCAATATTGAGCCTCGGGCCCCTGAGTTTTATTTCGCTCAAAAGATAGATTATTTAAAGGATAAGATTCAGCCTTCTTTTGTGAAAGAGCGTAGGGCAATGAAG AGAGAATATGAAGAGTTCAAAATTCGGATCAATGCACTTGTTGCGAAAGCACAAAAAATGCCTGAAGAAGGCTGGACAATGCAAGATGGAACCCCTTGGCCTGGAAATAACTCTAGGGATCATCCAGGAATGATCCAG GTCTTTTTGGGTCACAGTGGAGGCCTTGATACAGATGGTAATGAACTTCCTCGTCTGGTTTATGTTTCTCGTGAGAAGCGCCCAGGTTTTCAGCACCACAAGAAAGCCGGAGCTATGAATGCTTTG ATCAGAGTTTCTGCTGTTCTTACCAATGGAGCATATATTTTGAATGTTGATTGTGATCACTACTTCAACAACAGCAAAGCACTTAAAGAAGCTATGTGTTTCTTCATGGATCCTGCTTATGGAAGGAAGACATGCTATGTTCAGTTCCCTCAACGGTTTGATGGCATTGACTTGCATGATCGATATGCTAACCGGAATATTGTCTTCTTTGAT ATCAACTTGAAAGGGTTGGATGGTCTTCAGGGTCCAATGTATGTGGGAACTGGATGTTGTTTTAACAGGCAAGCATTATATGGGTATGATCCTGTATTAACTGAGGCTGATTTGGAGCCGAACATCATTTTGAAGAGCTGTTGTGGCTCACGGAAGAAGGGAAGGAATGGAAACAAGAAGTACACTGACAAGAAGAGGGCAGCAAAAAGAACAGAATCTACTATCCCAATTTTCAATATGGAAGACATAGAAGAGGGTGTGGAAG GATACGATGATGAAAAATCACTGTTAATGTCACAGAAGAGCTTAGAAAAACGCTTTGGTTCATCTCCGGTATTTGTTGCTGCTACCTTTATGGAATATGGAGGCATTCCTCCTTCTACCAATCCTGCAACTCTTTTGAAAGAAGCAATCCATGTTATTAGCTGTGGGTACGAGGACAAGACTGAATGGGGCAAAGAG ATTGGATGGATTTATGGATCTGTTACTGAAGATATTCTGACCGGGTTTAAGATGCATGCACGAGGATGGATTTCAATCTATTGCATGCCTCCTCGGCCAGCATTTAAAGGGTCTGCACCCATCAATCTTTCTGATCGTTTAAACCAGGTACTTCGGTGGGCCTTAGGATCTGTTGAAATTCTGCTGAGTAGGCATTGCCCTATATGGTATGGCTACAATGGGAAACTGAAGCTTCTGGAGAGAATAGCATATATCAACACTATTGTTTATCCCATCACATCACTACCTTTGCTTGCTTATTGCATTCTTCCTGCCATATGTCTTCTAACTGGAAAATTTATTGTTCCTGAG ATAAGCAACTATGCTAGCATGTGGTTCATTCTTCTCTTCCTTTCCATTTTCGCAACTGGTATACTGGAGCTTAGGTGGAGTGGTGTGAGCATTGAGGACTGGTGGAGAAATGAACAGTTCTGGGTTATTGGTGGTACATCGGCTCACTTGTTTGCTGTCTTCCAAGGTCTACTAAAAGTGCTTGCAGGGATTGACACAAACTTCACAGTCACGTCAAAGGCATCTGATGAGGATGGAGATTTTGCAGAGCTTTATGTGTTCAAATGGACATCTCTCATCATTCCTCCAACTACAGTCCTTATCTTGAACATGGTAGGAATAGTGGCTGGTGTTTCATATGCCATAAACAGTGGGTATCAGTCTTGGGGGCCTCTATTTGGAAGGCTTTTCTTCGCCATTTGGGTCATCGTCCACTTGTACCCTTTCCTCAAAGGTCTTTTGGGACGGCAGAATCGTACTCCTACCATCGTTATTGTCTGGTCCGTTCTTCTTGCGTCTATTTTCTCATTGCTTTGGGTGCGCATTGATCCATTCACATCTGACGCCACAAAAACTGCTGCAAGAGGTCAATGTGGCGTCAACTGCTAG